The following proteins are encoded in a genomic region of Micromonospora olivasterospora:
- a CDS encoding ABC transporter ATP-binding protein: protein MIQLSGVSRTFDGRAGRVEALRGIDLDVAEGEFLAVLGRSGCGKSTLLRMIAGLIPATAGQITVAGTPITRPRRDIAMLFQRPALLPWRSVLDNVLLPVEIFGWSRAKHRERARELLELAGLAGFEKRLPHELSGGMQQRVSLCRSLIGDPRVMLMDEPFSALDALTREELSGELQRIHVTSGATVVFVTHSIDEAVLLADRVVVLSPRPGRIRSTVQVDIPRPRTLGRNAHLADVARVSAELHELLMERDAPTGPADAVATPAGSGVREEAPAKAGTEGR from the coding sequence ATGATCCAACTGTCCGGGGTGTCCCGTACCTTCGACGGCCGCGCCGGCCGCGTCGAGGCCCTGCGGGGCATCGATCTCGACGTCGCCGAGGGCGAGTTCCTCGCCGTACTCGGCCGCTCGGGCTGCGGCAAGTCCACCCTGCTGCGGATGATCGCCGGGCTGATCCCGGCGACCGCCGGGCAGATCACCGTCGCCGGTACGCCGATCACCCGCCCCCGTCGGGACATCGCCATGCTGTTCCAGCGGCCCGCCCTGCTGCCCTGGCGGTCGGTGCTGGACAACGTCCTGCTGCCCGTGGAGATCTTCGGCTGGAGCCGGGCCAAGCACCGGGAACGGGCCCGTGAGCTGCTCGAACTGGCCGGGCTGGCCGGGTTCGAGAAGCGGCTCCCGCACGAGCTCTCCGGCGGCATGCAGCAGCGGGTCTCGCTGTGCCGGTCGCTGATCGGCGACCCACGGGTGATGCTGATGGACGAGCCCTTCTCCGCCCTCGACGCGCTCACCCGCGAGGAGCTCTCCGGCGAGCTCCAGCGGATCCACGTGACGAGCGGGGCCACCGTCGTCTTCGTCACCCACTCGATCGACGAGGCGGTGCTGCTCGCCGACCGGGTGGTCGTGCTCAGCCCCCGTCCCGGCCGCATCCGGTCGACGGTCCAGGTGGACATCCCGCGGCCCCGCACCCTCGGCCGCAACGCCCACCTGGCCGACGTCGCCCGCGTCAGCGCCGAGCTGCACGAGCTGCTGATGGAGCGCGACGCCCCCACCGGCCCGGCCGACGCCGTCGCGACGCCGGCCGGCAGCGGCGTACGCGAGGAGGCGCCGGCGAAGGCCGGCACCGAGGGACGCTGA
- a CDS encoding ABC transporter substrate-binding protein, with amino-acid sequence MSPIRSVTIAALASALVATTLTGCQLGAEEQDTSPIVIAADLELSGPAAAVGKAFQRALELKRDQLNASGALGGRTIELKVKDNRSDASESLRNIGDFSSDSRVSAIIMGGCNECAVGAVRTVNEKKIPTIALAASSAVANPVAERRYVFKLAPNAADSAAALTSELRRRGVRKAALLRSDDSYGEEGLTALRREFDKVDIKLVADEAVRTTVTDVNEPVATVTGEKPQALVIWTPPEQAMLAATAAQAASFKGSLFFDAAAAGDLFLGASAKSTEKATLVFTQTMVIDDVIATTPAKAARRQWFQDYTARFGGYNGSSSFAADAVQLIADAELRAGGPAGKVNRDGLRDVLETSQLDGLSGPIRMTPDNHSGLMPQALTTLVARGGRWRLAG; translated from the coding sequence TTGAGCCCCATCCGCTCCGTGACCATCGCGGCGCTCGCATCGGCCCTCGTGGCCACCACGCTCACCGGCTGCCAGCTCGGCGCGGAGGAGCAGGACACGAGCCCGATCGTGATCGCCGCCGACCTGGAACTGTCCGGCCCCGCGGCCGCGGTCGGGAAGGCGTTCCAGCGCGCGCTGGAACTGAAGCGCGACCAACTGAACGCCTCCGGCGCCCTGGGCGGCCGGACGATCGAGCTGAAGGTGAAGGACAACCGCTCGGACGCGAGCGAGTCGCTGCGCAACATCGGAGATTTCAGCAGCGATTCGCGGGTAAGCGCGATCATCATGGGCGGCTGCAACGAATGCGCGGTTGGCGCCGTTCGTACGGTGAACGAGAAGAAAATCCCGACCATCGCGCTCGCCGCGTCCAGCGCGGTCGCCAATCCCGTCGCCGAACGCCGGTACGTCTTCAAACTCGCCCCGAACGCGGCCGACAGCGCCGCCGCCCTCACCTCCGAGCTGCGCCGCCGCGGCGTCCGCAAGGCCGCCCTACTGCGCAGCGACGACAGCTACGGCGAAGAGGGGCTCACCGCGCTGCGCCGCGAGTTCGACAAGGTCGACATCAAGCTGGTTGCCGACGAGGCGGTCCGGACCACCGTCACCGACGTCAACGAGCCGGTCGCCACGGTGACCGGGGAGAAGCCGCAGGCGCTGGTCATCTGGACGCCGCCCGAGCAGGCGATGCTGGCCGCGACCGCCGCGCAGGCGGCGAGCTTCAAGGGCTCGCTCTTCTTCGACGCGGCGGCCGCCGGGGACCTGTTCCTCGGCGCCTCGGCCAAGTCCACCGAGAAGGCCACGCTGGTCTTCACCCAGACCATGGTGATCGACGACGTCATCGCCACCACCCCGGCCAAGGCGGCCCGCCGCCAGTGGTTCCAGGACTACACGGCCAGGTTCGGCGGCTACAACGGCTCCTCGTCGTTCGCGGCGGACGCGGTGCAGCTCATCGCCGACGCCGAGCTGCGGGCCGGCGGCCCGGCCGGCAAGGTGAACCGGGACGGCCTGCGCGACGTGCTCGAGACGTCCCAGCTGGACGGCCTGTCCGGCCCGATCCGGATGACGCCGGACAACCACTCGGGCCTGATGCCCCAGGCCCTGACCACCCTGGTCGCCCGGGGCGGCCGGTGGCGCCTCGCCGGCTGA
- a CDS encoding LLM class F420-dependent oxidoreductase: MRVSIFTEPHRGASYDDQLRFARAVEAAGFEGFLRADHYQSMGADPGLPGPTDAWLTLAALARETTRIRLGTLVTSATFRLPGPLAVMVAQVDQMSGGRVELGIGAGWYEREHTSYGIPFPSVGERFDRLAEQLEVITGLWRTPVDETYSFTGEHYRLADAPALPKPVQQPGPPVIVGGRGPKRTPELAARYADEFNLPFKSVAETAVAYERVAEACERHGRTESGRAPLVLSTGIVVAIGRTDAEARRRAAPLHVKSALPPEDPVIGSPAQLVDRIGEFAAIGTTRVHLRLIDLADLDHLELVAAEVLPQLGADR, from the coding sequence ATGCGGGTGTCCATCTTCACCGAGCCGCACCGCGGCGCCAGCTACGACGACCAGTTGCGCTTCGCGCGCGCGGTCGAGGCGGCCGGCTTCGAGGGCTTCCTCCGCGCCGACCACTACCAGTCGATGGGCGCCGACCCGGGGCTGCCCGGCCCCACCGACGCCTGGCTCACGCTGGCCGCCCTCGCCCGGGAGACCACCCGGATCCGGCTCGGCACCCTGGTCACCTCGGCCACGTTCCGGCTGCCCGGGCCGCTCGCGGTGATGGTCGCCCAGGTCGACCAGATGAGCGGCGGCCGGGTGGAGCTGGGCATCGGCGCCGGCTGGTACGAGCGGGAGCACACCTCGTACGGCATCCCGTTCCCCTCCGTCGGGGAGCGCTTCGACCGGCTGGCCGAGCAGCTCGAAGTGATCACGGGGCTGTGGCGCACTCCCGTCGACGAGACGTACAGCTTCACCGGCGAGCACTACCGGCTGGCCGACGCGCCCGCCCTGCCCAAGCCGGTGCAGCAGCCGGGCCCGCCGGTCATCGTCGGCGGGCGCGGCCCCAAGCGCACCCCCGAGCTGGCCGCCCGGTACGCCGACGAGTTCAACCTGCCGTTCAAGAGCGTCGCCGAGACGGCGGTCGCGTACGAGCGGGTGGCCGAGGCGTGCGAGCGCCACGGCCGTACGGAGTCGGGGCGGGCGCCGCTGGTGCTCTCCACCGGGATCGTGGTGGCCATCGGGCGGACCGACGCCGAGGCGCGGCGGCGGGCCGCGCCGCTGCACGTCAAGAGCGCCCTGCCGCCGGAGGATCCGGTGATCGGCTCCCCCGCCCAGTTGGTCGACCGGATCGGCGAGTTCGCCGCGATCGGGACGACCCGCGTGCACCTGCGGCTGATCGACCTCGCCGACCTCGACCACCTGGAACTCGTCGCGGCGGAGGTGCTGCCGCAGTTGGGAGCGGACCGATGA
- a CDS encoding sensor histidine kinase — translation MSTGPTTVPRSGESERRSRGRRLPRLRDARIRSKLALILVVPVAAVIALATIRLISTGQGAVEATQLRALTTLSADVSALTQELHKERMAAANYLARPGEKPDAFNLRVRSTDARIETYNAERAQIGEVPAAVRNRLEAIDDHLRTLNSTRQEVLDRQQMPVAEAALRYGVILTDLVSYGDTLAQLPGQEGLADKRRAVAAFAHAKAAVAEEESVAFTALSAGRIDEEQFSSFVATLTSQQEALVSFSLVADPAQRALVDGTVSGDAVVLADRVAADVTRSVGQDPLVTAADASSAMGAVNDLMRWAEIRLQDKLLAETEDARSAVIRQAIIESLLVLLTLVIAVTLAVVLARSLNHSLRRLREGALQVADRDLPEAVQRLQNVGSVGDGGVEEIVREVRDPIQLTNRDEVGQVASAFNVVHREAVRIAAEQAALRTSVSAMFLNLARRSQTLVDRMIGELDAIERDEEDPKRLAKLFELDHLATRMRRNDENLLVLAGADSGVPRREDALVIDVLRASQSEVEQYNRIEFGTVDTDISVAAHAVNDVVRLVAELLDNATRFSPPNTVVVADGRRIRDYVLIQVEDRGLGLTDEQLDSLNRRLSAPSTVDVAAFRLMGLAVVSRLASRHGIRVELRRNVEGGTVAQVTLPNSAVVLPSLRGREQALTAPPRHPAPIEQSPLSPMGLGEPHAGAGRTSAATLTDQWRTSAPTPARWQTQADARDNASPVQLGGLAPASPALPPVAPPTPTPPPAQSTFAGGGLSAGGPTTAYPTIDPLPKRVPGGDPIKPIAPPAPAPVLPAGPAPAPVLPAGPVAGAVPSAPAVPVAPPAPPARPAEAPIFREMEAVWFRSHGNDATAIFQRPSFDDEPAPAAPRVAPEAPRPTLATRVPGATSMATAPPAAAPMATAPPAAAPMAAAPPAAAPTAAAPPAAAPMPTAPPAAAPMPTAPPAAAPMPTAPPAAAPTTAAPTPPPAYAPPAEPAPAIDPDAWRTAADEGWSRASRAAEPDAGGTTRSGLPKRVPQAQLVPGGIEAKSSRGRTRRSPDEVRGLLSAYHRGVQRGRSAGADLNSTSTKETNR, via the coding sequence GTGAGCACCGGACCCACCACCGTGCCCAGGAGCGGCGAGTCCGAACGGCGGAGCCGGGGCCGCCGGCTGCCCCGTCTCCGGGACGCCCGCATCCGTTCCAAGCTGGCGCTGATCCTGGTCGTCCCGGTCGCCGCGGTCATCGCGCTGGCCACCATCCGGCTGATCTCGACCGGCCAGGGCGCCGTCGAGGCGACCCAACTCCGCGCGCTCACCACGCTGTCGGCCGACGTCTCCGCGCTCACGCAGGAACTGCACAAGGAGCGGATGGCGGCCGCCAACTACCTGGCCCGGCCGGGGGAGAAGCCCGACGCGTTCAACCTGCGGGTGCGCAGCACGGACGCCCGGATCGAGACGTACAACGCCGAGCGCGCCCAGATCGGCGAGGTCCCGGCCGCGGTGCGTAACCGGCTGGAGGCCATCGACGACCACCTGCGGACCCTGAACAGCACCCGGCAGGAGGTGCTGGACCGGCAGCAGATGCCGGTCGCCGAGGCGGCGCTGCGCTACGGCGTCATCCTGACCGACCTGGTCTCCTACGGCGACACCCTGGCCCAGCTACCCGGCCAGGAGGGTCTGGCGGACAAGCGCCGGGCGGTGGCCGCGTTCGCGCACGCGAAGGCGGCGGTCGCCGAGGAGGAGTCGGTCGCCTTCACCGCGCTCTCGGCCGGCCGCATCGACGAGGAGCAGTTCTCCTCGTTCGTCGCCACCCTGACCAGCCAGCAGGAGGCCCTGGTCTCGTTCTCGCTGGTGGCCGACCCGGCCCAGCGGGCCCTGGTCGACGGCACGGTCTCCGGCGACGCGGTGGTGCTCGCGGACCGGGTGGCCGCCGACGTGACCCGGTCCGTCGGCCAGGACCCGCTGGTCACCGCCGCCGACGCCTCGTCGGCGATGGGCGCGGTCAACGACCTGATGCGGTGGGCGGAGATCCGCCTCCAGGACAAACTGCTCGCCGAGACCGAGGACGCCCGCTCCGCCGTCATCCGGCAGGCCATCATCGAGTCGCTGCTGGTGCTGCTCACCCTGGTCATCGCCGTCACGCTGGCCGTGGTGCTGGCCCGCTCGCTCAACCACTCGCTGCGCCGCCTGCGCGAGGGCGCCCTGCAGGTGGCGGACCGCGACCTGCCGGAGGCCGTGCAGCGGCTGCAGAACGTCGGCAGCGTCGGCGACGGCGGCGTGGAGGAGATCGTCCGGGAGGTCCGGGACCCGATCCAACTCACCAACCGGGACGAGGTGGGCCAGGTCGCCTCGGCCTTCAACGTCGTCCACCGCGAGGCGGTCCGGATCGCGGCCGAGCAGGCCGCCCTGCGGACCAGCGTCTCGGCGATGTTCCTCAACCTGGCCCGGCGCAGTCAGACCCTGGTCGACCGGATGATCGGCGAGCTGGACGCGATCGAGCGCGACGAGGAGGACCCGAAGCGGCTGGCCAAGCTCTTCGAGCTGGACCACCTGGCCACCCGGATGCGTCGCAACGACGAGAACCTGCTGGTCCTCGCCGGCGCCGACTCCGGCGTGCCACGCCGGGAGGACGCGCTGGTCATCGACGTGCTGCGAGCGTCCCAGTCCGAGGTCGAGCAGTACAACCGCATCGAGTTCGGCACCGTCGACACCGACATCTCCGTCGCCGCGCACGCGGTCAACGACGTCGTCCGGCTGGTCGCCGAGCTGCTCGACAACGCCACCCGCTTCTCCCCGCCGAACACGGTCGTCGTCGCCGACGGCCGGCGGATCCGGGACTACGTGCTGATCCAGGTCGAGGACCGGGGCCTCGGCCTGACCGACGAGCAGCTCGACTCGCTGAACCGCCGGCTGTCCGCCCCGTCGACCGTGGACGTGGCCGCGTTCCGGCTGATGGGTCTCGCCGTGGTGAGCCGCCTCGCGTCCCGGCACGGCATCCGGGTGGAGCTGCGGCGCAACGTGGAGGGCGGCACCGTCGCGCAGGTGACGCTGCCCAACTCGGCCGTGGTGCTGCCGTCGCTGCGCGGACGGGAGCAGGCCCTGACCGCGCCGCCGCGGCACCCGGCCCCCATCGAACAGTCGCCGCTGAGCCCGATGGGGCTCGGCGAGCCGCACGCCGGCGCCGGCCGTACGTCGGCGGCCACGCTGACCGACCAGTGGCGGACGTCCGCCCCGACGCCGGCCCGCTGGCAGACCCAGGCGGACGCCCGCGACAACGCGTCGCCGGTGCAGCTCGGCGGCCTGGCCCCGGCGTCGCCGGCCCTCCCGCCCGTCGCGCCACCGACGCCCACCCCGCCCCCGGCCCAGTCGACGTTCGCCGGCGGCGGCCTGTCGGCGGGGGGGCCGACCACGGCGTACCCGACGATCGACCCGCTGCCGAAGCGGGTGCCGGGCGGCGATCCGATCAAGCCGATCGCGCCCCCGGCCCCCGCGCCGGTGCTGCCGGCTGGCCCGGCCCCCGCGCCGGTGCTGCCGGCCGGCCCGGTCGCCGGGGCGGTGCCGAGCGCCCCGGCGGTGCCGGTGGCCCCGCCGGCCCCGCCGGCCCGGCCGGCCGAGGCGCCGATCTTCCGCGAGATGGAGGCGGTCTGGTTCCGGTCGCACGGCAACGACGCCACGGCGATCTTCCAGCGGCCCAGCTTCGACGACGAGCCGGCACCGGCCGCGCCTCGGGTCGCCCCGGAGGCGCCCCGGCCCACGCTGGCCACCCGTGTCCCGGGCGCCACCTCCATGGCCACCGCCCCGCCGGCCGCGGCTCCCATGGCCACCGCCCCGCCGGCCGCGGCTCCCATGGCCGCCGCCCCGCCGGCCGCGGCTCCCACGGCCGCCGCCCCGCCGGCCGCGGCTCCCATGCCCACCGCCCCGCCGGCCGCGGCTCCCATGCCCACCGCCCCGCCGGCCGCGGCTCCCATGCCCACCGCCCCGCCGGCCGCGGCTCCCACGACCGCCGCGCCGACGCCGCCGCCCGCGTACGCCCCGCCCGCGGAGCCGGCCCCGGCGATCGACCCGGACGCCTGGCGGACCGCGGCCGACGAGGGCTGGTCCCGCGCCAGCCGGGCGGCCGAGCCGGACGCCGGCGGGACCACCCGCTCCGGCCTGCCGAAGCGGGTGCCGCAGGCGCAGCTCGTCCCCGGCGGGATCGAGGCCAAGAGCAGTCGCGGGCGCACCCGGCGCAGCCCGGACGAAGTACGCGGCCTGCTGT
- a CDS encoding aldo/keto reductase, with amino-acid sequence MTYRRLGDSGLVVSAVGVGCNNFGRKLDPDGTRAVVDAALDAGITLFDTADIYGEPQGGSEELLGQALKGRRDDVVLATKFGMDMHGLNGPDFGARGSRRYIARAVEASLRRLGTDHIDLYQMHEPDPGTPIDETLAALDDLVRAGKVRYLGNSNFAGWQIADADWTASSQGLTRFVSAQNHYSLLERGVEADVIPACERFGLGMLPFFPLANGLLTGKYKRSEAPPAGSRLSAGGRYAQRLAAADWDTIEALEAYAAERGLSLLQVAIGGLAARPVVASVIAGATTPEQVRANAEAGTWQPTDADLDALDAIL; translated from the coding sequence ATGACCTATCGCCGGCTGGGCGACTCCGGGCTCGTGGTGTCCGCGGTCGGCGTCGGCTGCAACAACTTCGGCCGCAAGCTCGACCCCGACGGCACCCGCGCGGTCGTCGACGCCGCCCTCGACGCCGGGATCACCCTGTTCGACACCGCCGACATCTACGGCGAGCCGCAGGGCGGCTCGGAGGAGCTGCTCGGCCAGGCGCTCAAGGGCCGGCGGGACGACGTGGTGCTGGCCACCAAGTTCGGCATGGACATGCACGGCCTCAACGGGCCGGACTTCGGCGCGCGGGGCTCGCGGCGGTACATCGCCCGGGCGGTGGAGGCGTCGCTGCGCCGGCTCGGCACCGACCACATCGACCTGTACCAGATGCACGAGCCCGACCCCGGCACCCCGATCGACGAGACCCTCGCCGCCCTGGACGACCTGGTCCGCGCCGGCAAGGTCCGCTACCTGGGCAACTCCAACTTCGCCGGCTGGCAGATCGCCGACGCCGACTGGACCGCCTCCTCCCAGGGGCTGACCCGGTTCGTCAGCGCGCAGAACCACTACAGCCTGCTGGAGCGCGGCGTCGAGGCCGACGTCATCCCCGCCTGCGAGCGGTTCGGCCTGGGCATGCTGCCGTTCTTCCCGCTGGCCAACGGGCTGCTCACCGGCAAGTACAAGCGGAGCGAGGCGCCGCCCGCCGGCAGCCGGCTCTCCGCCGGCGGCCGGTACGCGCAGCGCCTGGCCGCCGCGGACTGGGACACCATCGAGGCGCTGGAGGCGTACGCCGCGGAGCGCGGCCTGTCCCTGCTCCAGGTGGCCATCGGCGGGCTGGCCGCCCGGCCCGTGGTGGCCTCGGTGATCGCCGGCGCCACCACGCCGGAGCAGGTGCGGGCCAACGCCGAGGCCGGCACCTGGCAGCCCACCGACGCCGACCTCGACGCCCTGGACGCCATCCTCTGA
- a CDS encoding ABC transporter permease, which produces MTDLRSPEPAVASRPAVPASAGGPGLGAGLRAGASRALLPATGLLVAFAVWWLTARLELVHTAALPTPGSVLTAFTDKPDKMLAHTGDTLWEILLGFALSSVAGVLIGLSLAASRTVERMFTPLLVAVNAVPKITLGPLLVVALGWGQRPILTMVFLLCFFPIVLSTATGLTTTPADLAELARSLNASWWQAFRKVRLPAALPQIFVGLKVAMPLAAIGAVIGEFQAGESGLGYVVTQYAGIGDTATAWAAIMLVALVSILLYSALVLAEWLALPWVRETTSTR; this is translated from the coding sequence ATGACCGACCTGCGGTCACCGGAGCCCGCGGTGGCGTCCCGGCCCGCCGTTCCCGCGTCGGCCGGAGGCCCCGGCCTCGGTGCCGGGCTGCGGGCCGGCGCGAGCAGGGCGCTGCTGCCCGCGACCGGCCTGCTGGTCGCGTTCGCGGTGTGGTGGCTCACCGCCCGGCTGGAACTGGTCCACACCGCCGCCCTGCCCACCCCCGGCTCGGTGCTGACGGCGTTCACCGACAAGCCGGACAAGATGCTCGCGCACACCGGCGACACCCTGTGGGAGATCCTGCTCGGCTTCGCGCTGTCGTCCGTGGCCGGGGTCCTGATCGGGCTCTCGCTCGCCGCCTCGCGGACGGTCGAGCGGATGTTCACCCCGCTGCTCGTCGCGGTCAACGCGGTACCGAAGATCACCCTCGGGCCGCTGCTGGTGGTGGCGCTCGGCTGGGGTCAGAGGCCGATCCTGACCATGGTCTTCCTGCTCTGCTTCTTCCCGATCGTGCTGTCCACCGCGACCGGCCTGACCACCACCCCGGCGGACCTCGCGGAGCTGGCCCGCTCGCTGAACGCGTCCTGGTGGCAGGCGTTCCGCAAGGTGCGGCTCCCCGCCGCGTTGCCGCAGATCTTCGTCGGCCTGAAGGTGGCCATGCCGCTGGCCGCGATCGGCGCCGTGATCGGCGAGTTCCAGGCCGGCGAGAGTGGCCTCGGGTACGTGGTCACCCAGTACGCGGGCATCGGCGACACCGCGACCGCCTGGGCGGCCATCATGCTGGTGGCGCTGGTGAGCATCCTGCTCTACTCGGCACTGGTGCTCGCCGAGTGGCTGGCCCTGCCGTGGGTGCGGGAGACGACCTCCACCCGCTGA
- a CDS encoding ABC transporter substrate-binding protein translates to MRRLTRSVATAALAAALTLVSACSGGSDSSEAKGGGGTALDKVTYLTSFGNFGRDSYAWVAKEKGFFKEAGFDVDIKPGQGTGGVIQTVVGGQANFGVIDLTGGLLQVGNGQAKDFVAVAAIQQRTMAAIVSVEGKGIAAPKDLEGKKLADTPGSVVRNLFPTYARLAGVDATKVTWVNGEAQTLMGTLASGQVDGIGQFVVGQPTVAAVTKKTPVVLPYSNVMQDLYGNALITSSKTAKEKPEMVKKFTAALLRGLEYALANPQEAADILKKNVDATVPAAAAAELQLMAGYVRSSNSGTAIGTLDGGRVAKAIAILQGAGSLKQNITPDQVIDFNLVPKA, encoded by the coding sequence ATGAGAAGGCTGACCCGCTCGGTCGCCACCGCCGCCCTCGCCGCCGCCCTCACCCTGGTGTCCGCTTGCAGCGGCGGCTCGGACTCCTCGGAGGCCAAGGGCGGTGGCGGCACGGCGCTGGATAAGGTGACCTACCTCACCTCGTTCGGCAACTTCGGCCGTGACTCGTACGCCTGGGTGGCCAAGGAGAAGGGCTTCTTCAAGGAGGCCGGCTTCGACGTGGACATCAAGCCCGGACAGGGCACGGGCGGCGTGATCCAGACCGTCGTCGGCGGCCAGGCCAACTTCGGCGTCATCGACCTCACCGGCGGCCTGCTCCAGGTCGGCAACGGCCAGGCCAAGGACTTCGTCGCGGTCGCCGCGATCCAGCAGCGCACCATGGCTGCCATCGTGAGCGTCGAGGGCAAGGGCATCGCCGCTCCGAAGGACCTGGAGGGCAAGAAGCTCGCCGACACCCCCGGCTCCGTGGTCCGCAACCTGTTCCCGACGTACGCCCGACTGGCCGGTGTGGACGCCACCAAGGTGACCTGGGTCAACGGCGAGGCGCAGACCCTGATGGGCACGCTGGCCTCCGGCCAGGTCGACGGCATCGGCCAGTTCGTCGTCGGCCAGCCCACGGTGGCCGCGGTGACCAAGAAGACGCCGGTCGTCCTGCCGTACAGCAACGTGATGCAGGACCTCTACGGCAACGCGCTGATCACCTCGTCGAAGACGGCCAAGGAAAAGCCCGAGATGGTCAAGAAGTTCACCGCCGCGCTGCTCAGGGGCCTGGAATACGCCCTGGCCAACCCCCAGGAGGCGGCCGACATCCTGAAGAAGAACGTCGACGCCACCGTCCCGGCGGCGGCCGCCGCCGAGCTGCAGCTGATGGCCGGGTACGTCCGGTCGAGCAACTCCGGCACCGCGATCGGCACCCTGGACGGCGGCCGGGTCGCCAAGGCCATCGCGATCCTGCAGGGCGCGGGCTCGCTCAAGCAGAACATCACCCCTGACCAGGTCATCGACTTCAACCTCGTGCCGAAGGCCTGA
- a CDS encoding cupin domain-containing protein, whose amino-acid sequence MTDVVDGVELGPVGQEIVYENDRVRVWHIRLEPGERQPLHRHDHPYLVIAVQGAKNVVQTIDGKTIDADEPTGGVVYRDPGAVHMLTNVGDTTYLARLVELKQR is encoded by the coding sequence ATGACCGACGTCGTCGACGGGGTCGAGCTGGGCCCGGTGGGCCAGGAGATCGTCTACGAGAACGACCGGGTGCGGGTGTGGCACATCCGGCTGGAGCCGGGCGAGCGCCAGCCGCTGCACCGCCACGACCACCCGTACCTGGTCATCGCCGTGCAGGGCGCGAAGAACGTCGTGCAGACGATCGACGGGAAGACGATCGACGCGGACGAGCCGACCGGCGGAGTGGTCTACCGGGATCCGGGGGCGGTCCACATGCTCACCAACGTGGGAGACACGACGTACCTGGCGCGGTTGGTCGAGCTGAAGCAGCGGTAA